One window of Gammaproteobacteria bacterium genomic DNA carries:
- a CDS encoding FMN-binding glutamate synthase family protein produces the protein MTGPKDKPGDRHRLGGSFLFTSEVINDIHVKSELGRYRMRGFSIFKKIPTWDDLTFLPGTLTRFVIEGYREKCVTKTVIGPKAVRPLELDIPVYVTGMSFGALSYEAKTALARGATMAGTATCSGEGGMIPDERRYSEKWFYQCIQSRYGFNSQHLRLADAVEFFIGQGCKVGLGGHLMGQKVTDQVAEMRSLPAGIDQRSPARHPDWLGPDDLAIKIEEIREATNWEIPIQLKLGAARVYDDVRMAAKTGPDSIYIDGMEGGTGAGPHIATEETGVPGIAAIRQARRALDDVGKSGDISLVYAGGIRNGGDVAKALALGADAVAVGHSVLMALNCNKDIPEADFEQEIGVPANHCYHCHTGRCPVGIATQDPRLRARLDPDKAAERVYNFLHCLAIECQMLARACGKTNVHSLEPEDLAALTMEASALAQVPLAGSQYTVGRPDMKRF, from the coding sequence ATGACAGGGCCAAAGGATAAACCCGGCGATAGACACCGTTTGGGCGGAAGTTTCCTGTTTACGTCCGAGGTGATCAACGACATCCATGTGAAGTCTGAACTCGGTCGCTACCGTATGCGGGGGTTTTCCATCTTCAAGAAGATCCCCACTTGGGACGATCTGACCTTTTTGCCGGGCACGCTGACACGCTTCGTGATCGAGGGTTACCGCGAGAAGTGCGTCACCAAAACGGTGATCGGCCCCAAGGCCGTGCGGCCGCTAGAGCTGGACATCCCGGTGTACGTCACTGGCATGAGTTTCGGCGCATTGAGCTACGAGGCCAAGACCGCGCTGGCGCGGGGCGCGACCATGGCGGGGACCGCCACCTGTTCGGGCGAGGGCGGCATGATCCCCGACGAGCGGCGCTACTCGGAGAAGTGGTTCTACCAGTGTATTCAGTCCCGTTACGGCTTTAACTCGCAACATCTGCGGCTTGCCGACGCCGTGGAGTTCTTTATCGGGCAGGGTTGCAAGGTCGGGCTCGGCGGGCATCTGATGGGCCAGAAGGTGACCGATCAAGTCGCCGAGATGCGTTCGTTGCCCGCTGGCATAGACCAGCGCTCCCCGGCCCGCCACCCCGACTGGCTGGGGCCGGACGACCTGGCGATCAAGATCGAAGAGATCCGGGAGGCGACGAACTGGGAGATTCCCATCCAGCTGAAACTTGGCGCGGCCCGCGTTTATGACGATGTGCGCATGGCGGCCAAGACCGGCCCGGACAGCATCTACATAGACGGCATGGAGGGCGGCACTGGCGCCGGTCCCCACATTGCCACCGAGGAGACCGGCGTCCCTGGCATCGCCGCGATACGGCAGGCGCGCCGCGCACTGGACGATGTAGGTAAGTCCGGAGACATCTCTCTGGTTTATGCGGGCGGCATTCGCAACGGCGGCGACGTCGCCAAAGCGCTGGCGCTGGGCGCCGACGCGGTGGCTGTCGGCCACTCGGTACTGATGGCGCTGAATTGCAACAAAGATATACCCGAGGCCGACTTTGAGCAGGAAATCGGCGTCCCTGCCAACCATTGTTACCACTGCCATACTGGGCGTTGCCCGGTAGGCATCGCCACTCAGGACCCCAGGTTGCGGGCCCGGCTGGACCCTGACAAGGCCGCCGAACGCGTCTATAACTTCCTGCACTGCTTGGCGATCGAGTGCCAGATGCTGGCTCGCGCCTGCGGTAAGACCAACGTCCATTCGCTGGAGCCGGAAGACCTGGCGGCGCTTACGATGGAGGCGTCGGCGCTGGCGCAAGTGCCCCTGGCCGGCTCCCAATACACGGTCGGGCGCCCCGACATGAAACGGTTCTAG
- a CDS encoding FAD-binding oxidoreductase has translation MFPSRRKYVIVGAGIHGLSTAYHLAQLLKAKGRGDGRDIVILDKRGVAAGASGIACGVIRNNYYQPAMRELMAHSVQLWESDPEAYSYHPVGYIQLGPKAMREDIAGIAREQEEIGYESAFVEGERVCARYMKGLFHDWRAQGICALLHEKRGGYANSMRSMQGLAAKAVSEGVEILSGATVQGFASNGGAVTAVKTDRGQIHCDYVVIGAGPWVPRLWQMLELPVSVPVRDAQGQLRERPMWKFWALQEGTLGMPPDCLKTNDGAMPPVIHLDSNAPLYADDDGSIIKECMWGIYYKPDFHCGGIQGGAAPCALDEAPEDVRIDPYGVESPDYVVDRNFARMWVSALAHCHSRFEGALPKYRDEPSGGIGAFTPDNFPVFDVFRENCYVIADSNHGYKMLGVGKLVAEEIGGEPSRLLAPFRYSRYAEGRLHPSSHSPFPWS, from the coding sequence ATGTTCCCCAGCCGCAGAAAGTATGTGATCGTAGGTGCGGGCATTCATGGATTGAGCACTGCCTATCACTTGGCGCAATTGTTGAAGGCCAAAGGCCGCGGCGACGGGCGCGACATCGTAATTCTGGACAAGCGGGGTGTCGCAGCGGGGGCGTCGGGAATCGCCTGTGGCGTGATCCGCAACAATTATTATCAGCCTGCCATGCGTGAATTGATGGCACATAGCGTGCAGCTTTGGGAGAGCGATCCCGAGGCATACAGTTATCATCCGGTAGGCTATATCCAGCTGGGGCCCAAGGCGATGCGTGAGGACATCGCCGGCATTGCCCGGGAGCAGGAGGAGATCGGTTATGAATCAGCCTTTGTGGAAGGAGAGCGGGTCTGTGCCCGGTACATGAAGGGGCTCTTCCACGACTGGCGAGCGCAGGGGATCTGCGCTCTCCTGCATGAGAAGCGCGGCGGTTATGCCAACAGCATGCGCTCTATGCAGGGGCTTGCCGCCAAGGCTGTTTCGGAGGGCGTGGAGATCCTTTCCGGGGCGACGGTGCAGGGCTTTGCGAGCAACGGCGGAGCAGTGACGGCAGTGAAGACGGACCGCGGCCAAATTCATTGCGATTACGTCGTTATCGGGGCCGGGCCTTGGGTCCCCAGGCTGTGGCAAATGCTGGAGTTGCCTGTTTCCGTGCCTGTGCGGGACGCGCAGGGCCAGCTACGCGAGCGCCCGATGTGGAAGTTCTGGGCCCTGCAGGAAGGGACGCTGGGCATGCCTCCAGACTGCTTGAAAACCAACGACGGCGCGATGCCTCCGGTGATTCACCTGGACTCCAATGCCCCCCTGTATGCTGACGATGACGGCAGCATCATTAAAGAATGCATGTGGGGCATCTACTATAAACCCGACTTCCACTGCGGCGGCATACAGGGGGGCGCGGCTCCCTGTGCCCTGGATGAAGCGCCGGAGGACGTGCGCATCGATCCCTACGGCGTCGAGTCGCCAGACTATGTGGTGGACCGCAATTTCGCACGGATGTGGGTATCGGCACTAGCGCACTGCCACAGCCGCTTCGAGGGCGCCCTGCCCAAGTACCGGGACGAACCCTCCGGCGGTATTGGCGCCTTCACGCCCGACAATTTCCCCGTGTTCGACGTATTCCGTGAGAACTGCTACGTCATCGCCGATTCCAACCACGGCTACAAGATGCTCGGCGTGGGCAAACTGGTTGCCGAAGAGATCGGAGGCGAACCGAGCCGGCTACTGGCGCCGTTCCGCTACTCGCGCTATGCCGAAGGCCGATTGCATCCTTCGTCGCATAGTCCGTTTCCCTGGAGTTGA